Proteins from a single region of Allocatelliglobosispora scoriae:
- a CDS encoding VOC family protein, translating into MSAAALWAPLEVPEFAGAAEFYGEVLGLPRIDEWSSEDERGAVFGVGEGGRIEVVQTGTPSSPPGVAIELPSRAAVDALHETITAMEQLLKSCGDLGPAVVFPRGHYGFVVRDPAGNAVLIWSEARS; encoded by the coding sequence ATGAGCGCCGCGGCCCTGTGGGCGCCGCTGGAGGTGCCGGAGTTCGCCGGTGCCGCCGAGTTCTACGGCGAGGTGCTGGGCCTGCCCCGCATCGACGAGTGGTCGAGCGAGGACGAGCGGGGCGCGGTCTTCGGCGTCGGCGAGGGCGGCCGGATCGAGGTGGTCCAGACCGGCACTCCCAGCTCGCCGCCGGGAGTCGCGATCGAGCTGCCCAGCCGCGCTGCGGTCGACGCGCTGCACGAGACGATCACCGCGATGGAGCAACTCTTGAAGAGTTGCGGCGATCTCGGTCCGGCGGTGGTGTTCCCGCGCGGGCACTACGGTTTCGTCGTGCGGGATCCGGCGGGCAACGCCGTCCTCATCTGGAGCGAGGCCCGGTCGTGA
- a CDS encoding response regulator translates to MSDEPIRVLIADDHAVVRRGLRVFLELHDDIDVVGEAVDGATCVTAAAELLPDVILLDLRMPGLDGVSTIRALAAAAPAARVLVVTSFTEPVLLLPAVREGIAGCVYKDIDPADLANAIRSVHAGHVLLPPGVAAALMTGGGAGADRFGQLTPRERDVLAEIARGHSNREIAKVLHLAEKTVKTHVSSILMKLDLADRTQAALYAVRHGAP, encoded by the coding sequence GTGAGTGACGAGCCGATCCGGGTCCTCATCGCCGACGACCACGCCGTCGTCCGGCGGGGCCTGCGGGTCTTCCTCGAACTCCACGACGACATCGACGTGGTCGGCGAGGCGGTCGACGGTGCCACCTGCGTCACCGCCGCCGCCGAGCTGCTGCCCGACGTGATCCTGCTCGACCTGCGGATGCCCGGGCTGGACGGCGTCTCGACGATCCGGGCACTCGCCGCGGCCGCCCCGGCGGCACGGGTTCTCGTCGTCACCAGCTTCACCGAGCCGGTGCTCCTGCTCCCCGCCGTGCGGGAGGGGATCGCGGGCTGCGTCTACAAGGACATCGACCCCGCCGACCTGGCCAACGCGATCCGCTCCGTCCACGCCGGGCATGTGCTGCTGCCACCGGGGGTCGCGGCGGCACTGATGACCGGCGGCGGTGCCGGGGCGGACCGGTTCGGCCAGCTCACGCCACGCGAGCGCGATGTGCTCGCCGAGATCGCCCGGGGCCACTCCAACCGGGAGATCGCGAAGGTCCTGCACCTCGCGGAGAAGACCGTGAAGACCCACGTCTCCAGCATCCTGATGAAACTCGACCTCGCCGACCGTACGCAGGCGGCCCTCTACGCCGTCCGCCACGGCGCTCCCTAG
- a CDS encoding GAF domain-containing sensor histidine kinase: MDDREMLDELSAAVLAVNRHLSTREVLQTIVTAARGLLECEYAALGVPDDQGGFAEFVVDGISDEQWAAIGPLPRQHGLLGAMLHSAQPERLPDVQADPRFGWWPRAHPVLKDFLGMPITDGEEILGAIYLANRRDGDGFTPDHERLLGVLAAHAAIALTNARLYEHSRELTLLEERHRVARELHDAIAQKLFSLRLTTEAAAAWVRRDPARAEEELAEIRRLAGQATDELTQIVAELRPRELADTGLAETLRRRVALLDRVHDAEVTFSESGRPRLTPRVEEVVLRVAEEALHNALRHAGAARVRVALTATDTGVVCEIADDGIGFDHTTPTGANARLGFASMRERARRAQGSLDVRSAPGSGTTVTLAVPGE; this comes from the coding sequence GTGGACGATCGGGAGATGCTCGACGAGCTGAGCGCGGCGGTGCTAGCGGTCAACCGGCACCTCTCCACCCGCGAGGTGCTCCAGACCATCGTGACCGCCGCGCGCGGGCTGCTGGAGTGCGAGTATGCGGCTCTTGGCGTACCGGACGACCAGGGCGGGTTCGCCGAATTCGTCGTGGACGGGATCTCCGACGAGCAGTGGGCGGCGATCGGCCCGCTGCCCCGCCAGCACGGACTGCTCGGCGCGATGCTGCACTCCGCCCAGCCCGAGCGCCTGCCGGATGTCCAGGCCGACCCCCGTTTCGGCTGGTGGCCGCGGGCGCACCCGGTCCTCAAGGACTTCCTCGGCATGCCGATCACCGACGGCGAGGAGATCCTCGGCGCGATCTATCTCGCCAACCGGCGCGACGGCGACGGCTTCACCCCCGACCACGAGCGGCTGCTCGGCGTTCTCGCCGCGCACGCCGCCATCGCCCTCACCAACGCCCGGCTCTACGAGCACAGCCGCGAGCTGACCCTGCTGGAGGAGCGGCACCGCGTCGCCCGCGAGCTGCACGACGCGATCGCCCAGAAGCTCTTCAGCCTGCGACTCACCACCGAGGCCGCCGCCGCCTGGGTGCGCCGCGACCCCGCCCGCGCCGAGGAGGAACTCGCCGAGATCCGCCGCCTCGCCGGGCAGGCCACCGACGAGCTGACCCAGATCGTCGCCGAGCTGCGCCCCCGCGAGCTCGCCGACACCGGGCTCGCCGAGACGCTGCGCCGCCGGGTCGCGCTGCTCGACCGGGTCCACGACGCCGAGGTCACCTTCAGCGAGTCGGGCCGCCCGCGATTGACGCCCCGCGTCGAGGAGGTGGTGCTGCGCGTCGCCGAGGAGGCCCTGCACAACGCGCTGCGCCACGCGGGCGCGGCCCGGGTCCGGGTGGCGCTGACCGCCACCGACACGGGTGTGGTCTGCGAGATCGCCGACGACGGGATCGGCTTCGATCACACCACGCCGACCGGCGCCAACGCCCGGCTCGGTTTCGCCTCGATGCGGGAGCGGGCCCGGCGGGCACAGGGCAGCCTCGACGTGCGCTCGGCACCCGGCAGCGGCACCACGGTGACCCTGGCGGTGCCCGGTGAGTGA
- a CDS encoding SDR family NAD(P)-dependent oxidoreductase — MPTAIVTGASRGLGLELTRTLTGAGWRVIVDARDAAELSEAVGGLPGVTAVAGDVTSPAHREELIDAAWNTGGLDLLVNNAGTLGPSPLPSVAELPLAALRDVFETNVLAPLALTQLAAPMLRAARGAVVLVTSDAAVAAYPGWGGYGAGKAALEQLGRVLGAEEPELAVWQLDPGDLRTRMHQDAFPGEDISDRPLPSTVAPGLLNLLAKRPASGRQRLADWLDA; from the coding sequence ATGCCTACCGCGATCGTTACCGGGGCCTCGCGGGGCCTCGGGCTCGAATTGACCCGCACCCTCACCGGCGCCGGCTGGCGCGTCATCGTCGACGCCCGCGACGCCGCCGAGCTGTCCGAAGCCGTCGGCGGCCTGCCCGGCGTCACGGCGGTCGCCGGCGACGTCACCAGCCCGGCCCATCGCGAGGAGCTGATCGACGCCGCCTGGAACACCGGCGGTCTGGACCTGCTCGTCAACAACGCCGGCACGCTCGGCCCGTCGCCCCTGCCCAGCGTCGCCGAGTTGCCGCTCGCGGCCCTGCGCGACGTCTTCGAGACCAACGTGCTGGCGCCGCTGGCGCTGACCCAGCTCGCCGCGCCGATGCTGCGGGCGGCGCGCGGCGCGGTCGTCCTGGTCACCTCCGACGCAGCCGTCGCGGCCTATCCCGGCTGGGGTGGTTACGGTGCGGGCAAGGCGGCGTTGGAGCAGCTCGGCAGGGTGCTGGGCGCCGAGGAGCCGGAGCTCGCCGTGTGGCAGCTCGACCCCGGCGATCTGCGGACCCGGATGCACCAGGACGCGTTTCCCGGCGAGGACATCTCCGATCGGCCGTTGCCGTCGACGGTCGCGCCGGGCCTGCTCAACCTGCTCGCGAAGCGTCCGGCCTCCGGTCGCCAGCGGCTCGCGGACTGGCTGGACGCATGA